The window GCCTATACCGAAATCCTATCCAATGAAGAACCCTTGTCTCGCTACGAGTCCTATGCGGGTATCATCCTTTCAGGAGGACCAAGCAGCGTCTATGAAACGGGAGCACCGCTTTTGCCAGCTGGTTTTTTTGATACTTCCGTTCCTGTGCTAGGAATTTGTTACGGCCACCAGCTCATGATGAAGACACTCGGTGGCGAAGTGGTTTCAGCGAGCACAAAAGAATACGGACCGGCGATCCTTGAAATTGAAAATCCAAATTCACCCTTGTCCCAATCACTTTCTCTAAAAACAAAGGTTTGGATGAGTCATGGTGATGAGGTGGTTCGATTACCAAATGATTTCCAGGTGATTGCAAAGTCAGATCACTGCCGTTATGCGTTTGTCTCTCATCCTTCTAAAAACCTTTTTGGCATCCAATTCCACCCAGAGGTGACGCATTCCGAAGAAGGAGAAATTTTACTAAAAAACTTTGTGGAGTTATGTGGGGCTTCTGGTACTTGGAGCATCCAACATTTTTTGGACGAACAAATCCAAAGTTTACAGAAAAAAGTTCCAGAAGGGAAAAATGTATTTTTACTCGTTTCCGGTGGAGTGGACTCATCTGTCGCATACCTTTTACTGGCAAAGGCACTTGGAAAGGACCGGGTGAAGGGATTACTCGTTGATACAGGGTTTATGCGTAAAAATGAAGTGAAGGACCTAATGGATAATTTACACCATGTAGGATTTGACCTTACCATTTGGGATGAAAGTGAAGTATTTTACAAATCCCTACAAAATGAATTTGAACCCGAGAAAAAAAGAAGGATTGTTGGGGATTTATTTTTAGAGGCACAAGGAAAAGCCACCACATCTCTTGGACTTGACGCCGAACACTGGTTACTTGGCCAAGGAACGATTTACCCGGATACCATCGAATCAGGTGGAACCAAACATTCTCATAAAATCAAAACACACCACAATCGTGTCCCTCAAATTGAAGCCCTGATCCGCGAAGGCAAAATTGTGGAACCCATCGCCGATCTTTATAAAGACGAGGTGAGAGAACTTGGCCGAACACTAGGCCTTCCGGAAAGGTGGATTGAACGCCATCCCTTTCCAGGACCTGGACTTGTCGTGCGAATGATTGCCAGTCCCAGAACAAGTCCCCCCAATATTGATTTTAGCATTTGGAAAGAAAAAATCCCAAAGGCCGAAATCCAAATATTACCCATTCTTTCAGTGGGAGTCCAAGGAGACCAAAGGAGTTACGCACATTGTGCTGTACTCAGTGACTTCACATCAGATTGGAAGGAATTAGACAATTTGTCTGTTGAAATTACCAATACCAAAAAAGAGATCAATCGAGTGGTACTGGCACCAGGGATCACTCATTTTGAAAAAGATTTCTTTTATACAAAACTAACCTTAGACAAAACTCATGCTGATATTTTGCGAGATGCTGATGCGATCGTGAATCAGATTTTATATGATGAGTCCATTCATAATCAAATTTGGCAGATGCCAGTCGTACTTGTGCCTGTGGGATTACGAGAAAATTCCTACGGTGTGGTTTTACGTCCTGTAGAATCCACAGAAGCGATGACTGCTAATTTTTACCAAATGAATCGTAATATTTTAGCAAGGATCACAAAGGAACTCTTGGAACTTCCTCAGATTTCACTTGTGATGTATGATCTTACCCACAAACCCCCAGGAACCATTGAATGGGAATAGGGGTGGGGGTTTTAGATTAGGTTGATTCGGGCGCTTTTTTGATTCGAAACCGACTCTGATTAAGGGAGAAGGATCCAAAGTAAAGCCATTCCACCCATTGTGAGTTCAGGAAGGCGTTTTTCGAAAAAACCTTTGTTTTCGTCTTCGACTTTTGTTTGTCCGTTTTCACTTGGTTCTGTTGATTCCGGTGATTTAGTTTCTTCCGTTTTCGATTTGGAAGCAAACATACCTGCAAAGAACCCTTGTTTTTCTTCCTCTTTCGGCGCTTCCCATTCTACGGGGAGTGTTGTCACTTCAACTGCATTTTTCTTAAACGCTTGTTTGGTGCCGTCTTTCGATTCGACCAAAACATAATTGGCAGTAGGAGAAGAAGTTTTTACATTTTCGAATACTTCTTTTGTGGCTTTGACTTTCACCGTATCAGCGAGTAATGAGGGAAGGGAAAATGATAAAATGGTGACAATTACAATTCGTTGCAGGTTCATAATTGCAGTGCATCTTGAGAAAAAAAGGGGAGCAATTTGATTTTTGGAAGAATTGTTACAATCCGATGAAAAGTGAAATCAGTTTCCATTTGACACCAAGCCTTCCTATTTTAGCCTATCCAAAGTCACGATTGGCGTCGTGGCCAAGTGGTAAGGCATGGCTCTGCAAAAGCTTGACCGCCGGTTCGAATCCGGCCGACGCCTAGTCTTACAACATACGCCTGGATGGTGGAATTGGTAGACACACAGGACTTAAAATCCTGTGGGAGTAATCCCGTGCGGGTTCGATTCCCGCTCCAGGTATAAATCGAACGATTGCGAGTCAAAAAAAACGTAGCGACCCATAGGGAGCGTGAAGCGTTTTTTCCGAAGGCAGGAAGCCTTTCGGTGACGAGCAAGACGGGCTGAGATCGAAAGGCCAGGATGGCCGAAGATCGAAGCGATTCCCGCGGACCTTCTAATTCAAACAAAACTCGAATCAACATCTCGTAGCGCCCCCGCGAAGGCTTAGTAAAAGCCTGAGGCGAAGTTGGCTGTAAGGCCAAGGGTGGATGGAGCGTGAAGCGTTTTTTCCGAAGGCAGGAAGCCTTTCGGTGACGAGTAGGACGGGCTGAGATCGAAAGGCCAGGATGGCCGAAGATCGAAGCGATTCCCGCGGACTTTCCCAATCAAACAAAACTCAAATCAACATCTCGTAGCGACCCCGCGGACTCTCAATCGCAATTCCCAAGGATCCGAAGTCTTGGCAAATGGGGGCTTACCGAATCCCATTCATACCAAAACCCAAAATCCACAAATGCAGGAGTTTCCGTAACGAATTCCCTTGGATCCACAACGATCTGAACATCCTTACGATTCAATGGCACGGCGAAGGTTTTGACAACAGATTCCTTTTGTACTCGGTATTCTTTGTCTTGGTCAAAACTTTCTCGTTTGCGAATCTCGACTGTCAACCGATTCGGTAAGTTTGTTTCTACTTCCTTGTCCCAAAGAATTTCCAATTGTATTGGTTTCAGTCTAGGCGAGGGGTCCTTTCGAAAGTTCAGAACTTGGTCCAAACAACCCGATAGTTTGAAATACATTTGTTTTGTGGGAACGGGGAGAGGGATGGGGGATTTGGCATTGACGGACAATTGAGAGAGAGGACTAGGAAAGTTTTGATTTGTTCTTGTTCGATGCAAAACCAATTCCGCGTTTTCTGTGCGACTCCATAGATAGGTGACTGTAAGGGAGAAGAAGATCCAAAAAAGAATGAGTCCAAATGAGAAGGAAAGTGTTTCTATTTTTAGATTCTGGAAAAGAGTTTGGAAGAGACTCTCATTTGGTTTGGATTGGAATTCATTTTTTGGAGTGAATTTTAAAATGGGAAGTAAGGCCAAAAGACCCATAAAGGGAAGTAAAACTTCATCATCTAACAAATAACATTGAAAACTACCAGCAAAAAGAACTATCGGAATACCTAAATAAAAAACATACTTTCGATTGGTAGTATCAATTTGTTTCGTGATAGACCATAAAAATCCCAAATAGAATAAAAAGGCAAACAACCCACCCAGTATCAAATCATGTAATACATCAAAATGAGCATGGGATTTGGGAGTGATCGATAAATCATAATAGAGTGCGGGGATTTCATTTACGATGGGAATGGCAATGTCTATGAAACGATTCTCATAATTTCCTCCCCCAATTCCAAAAACCAAATTTTCTTTTAGGATGGAATAATTCATTTTATGAATCCAGATCCTTTGGTTCTCTAACGAACGTTTAGCGAAAAGATCATCGATCGCTCTTTGGAATAACCAATTGGAATGATAAAAAAGTAAAAACGACATGAGTAAAAAAAATATTCCCGTTAACACCCACGGTAAAATCGATTTGATCGAACTTTTTGATTTTTGTAAGAGGAGAATGGTTCCTAAAAAGATTCCGA of the Leptospira biflexa serovar Patoc strain 'Patoc 1 (Paris)' genome contains:
- the guaA gene encoding glutamine-hydrolyzing GMP synthase encodes the protein MTSDKKIAVVDFGGQYAHLIASRIRRLGAYTEILSNEEPLSRYESYAGIILSGGPSSVYETGAPLLPAGFFDTSVPVLGICYGHQLMMKTLGGEVVSASTKEYGPAILEIENPNSPLSQSLSLKTKVWMSHGDEVVRLPNDFQVIAKSDHCRYAFVSHPSKNLFGIQFHPEVTHSEEGEILLKNFVELCGASGTWSIQHFLDEQIQSLQKKVPEGKNVFLLVSGGVDSSVAYLLLAKALGKDRVKGLLVDTGFMRKNEVKDLMDNLHHVGFDLTIWDESEVFYKSLQNEFEPEKKRRIVGDLFLEAQGKATTSLGLDAEHWLLGQGTIYPDTIESGGTKHSHKIKTHHNRVPQIEALIREGKIVEPIADLYKDEVRELGRTLGLPERWIERHPFPGPGLVVRMIASPRTSPPNIDFSIWKEKIPKAEIQILPILSVGVQGDQRSYAHCAVLSDFTSDWKELDNLSVEITNTKKEINRVVLAPGITHFEKDFFYTKLTLDKTHADILRDADAIVNQILYDESIHNQIWQMPVVLVPVGLRENSYGVVLRPVESTEAMTANFYQMNRNILARITKELLELPQISLVMYDLTHKPPGTIEWE
- a CDS encoding LIMLP_04285 family protein yields the protein MNLQRIVIVTILSFSLPSLLADTVKVKATKEVFENVKTSSPTANYVLVESKDGTKQAFKKNAVEVTTLPVEWEAPKEEEKQGFFAGMFASKSKTEETKSPESTEPSENGQTKVEDENKGFFEKRLPELTMGGMALLWILLP
- a CDS encoding O-antigen ligase family protein; its protein translation is MIGKETFHKISFVFLAFFFALSPISISLSQIFAGLSLFFLFLDQMKKRKLPQIPIALIFWTGLYLSFLLTPLIENQTIQWKKDIVKSEFGDLWMGFLLLHQTYLKDREKKRIQNFVFLGAIILILSGTISLFFPYRLAPFVMDGLRHIEGKRLPHLLANVHGISVYLPIGFQSTHLTYGGLLAVYLPSLWEKSYRLLSKKKRMIQFWKTSLLTLSVSGFGMVLLLLNQSRSIWIGIFLGTILLLQKSKSSIKSILPWVLTGIFFLLMSFLLFYHSNWLFQRAIDDLFAKRSLENQRIWIHKMNYSILKENLVFGIGGGNYENRFIDIAIPIVNEIPALYYDLSITPKSHAHFDVLHDLILGGLFAFLFYLGFLWSITKQIDTTNRKYVFYLGIPIVLFAGSFQCYLLDDEVLLPFMGLLALLPILKFTPKNEFQSKPNESLFQTLFQNLKIETLSFSFGLILFWIFFSLTVTYLWSRTENAELVLHRTRTNQNFPSPLSQLSVNAKSPIPLPVPTKQMYFKLSGCLDQVLNFRKDPSPRLKPIQLEILWDKEVETNLPNRLTVEIRKRESFDQDKEYRVQKESVVKTFAVPLNRKDVQIVVDPREFVTETPAFVDFGFWYEWDSVSPHLPRLRILGNCD